Proteins encoded in a region of the Streptomyces sp. PCS3-D2 genome:
- a CDS encoding nitrilase-related carbon-nitrogen hydrolase: MAQVVRAALVQATWTGDTESMIAKHEEYARRAAAEGAKIIGFQEVFNAPYFCQVQEPEHYRWAEAVPDGPTVRRMQDLARETGMVIVVPVFELESEGFYYNTAAVIDADGSYLGKYRKHHIPQVKGFWEKYYFRPGNLGWPVFDTAVGRIGVYICYDRHFPEGWRQLGLAGAQLVYNPSATHRGLSAYLWQLEQPAAAVANEYFIAAINRVGQEEYGDNDFYGTSYFVDPRGRFVGDVASDKEEELLVRDLDFDQIKEVRDQWAFYRDRRPDAYGGLVQP; this comes from the coding sequence ATGGCCCAAGTCGTCCGCGCCGCGCTGGTCCAGGCCACCTGGACCGGAGACACCGAATCGATGATCGCCAAGCACGAGGAGTACGCCCGTCGGGCCGCCGCCGAAGGCGCGAAGATCATCGGCTTCCAGGAAGTGTTCAACGCCCCCTACTTCTGCCAGGTGCAGGAGCCCGAGCACTACCGCTGGGCCGAGGCCGTCCCCGACGGCCCGACCGTCCGCCGCATGCAGGACCTCGCCCGCGAGACCGGGATGGTCATCGTCGTCCCCGTCTTCGAGCTGGAGAGCGAGGGCTTCTACTACAACACCGCCGCCGTCATCGACGCCGACGGCAGCTACCTCGGCAAGTACCGCAAGCACCACATCCCGCAGGTCAAGGGCTTCTGGGAGAAGTACTACTTCCGCCCGGGCAACCTGGGCTGGCCCGTCTTCGACACCGCCGTCGGCCGGATCGGCGTCTACATCTGCTACGACCGCCACTTCCCCGAGGGCTGGCGCCAACTGGGCCTGGCCGGAGCCCAACTGGTCTACAACCCGTCCGCCACCCACCGTGGCCTCTCCGCCTACCTGTGGCAGCTGGAGCAGCCCGCCGCGGCCGTCGCCAACGAGTACTTCATCGCGGCCATCAACCGGGTCGGCCAGGAGGAGTACGGCGACAACGACTTCTACGGCACCAGCTACTTCGTTGACCCGCGCGGCCGGTTCGTCGGCGACGTCGCCAGCGACAAGGAGGAGGAACTCCTCGTCCGCGACCTCGACTTCGACCAGATCAAGGAGGTCCGCGACCAGTGGGCCTTCTACCGCGACCGTCGCCCCGACGCCTACGGAGGGCTCGTACAGCCGTGA